In Prevotella sp. oral taxon 475, one DNA window encodes the following:
- a CDS encoding FHA domain-containing protein, with product MKRVRCPKCNHYITFDETRYEEGQSLFFQCPDCGKEFGIRIGVSKLHNRRKEENPEAECAADNCGTLTVIENVFHYKQVLPLRMGRNVIGRYMKNSGVNCPIETNDPSIDITHCTIEVSRDKNGRLKYVLSDGPSYTGTFVDNEILGHRERRLLNDGSLFTIGATSIILRVRQE from the coding sequence ATGAAGCGCGTGAGATGCCCGAAGTGCAATCATTACATCACTTTTGATGAAACCCGATACGAAGAAGGGCAGTCGCTCTTTTTCCAATGTCCCGACTGTGGCAAGGAGTTTGGCATTCGCATCGGCGTCTCCAAACTGCACAACAGGCGCAAAGAAGAAAACCCCGAGGCAGAATGCGCCGCCGACAATTGCGGCACACTGACCGTCATCGAGAACGTATTCCACTACAAACAGGTGCTGCCCCTGCGCATGGGGCGTAATGTCATCGGGCGTTACATGAAAAATAGCGGTGTCAACTGCCCCATCGAGACCAACGATCCCAGTATCGACATCACTCATTGCACCATCGAGGTGAGCCGCGATAAGAACGGACGGCTTAAATATGTCTTAAGCGACGGGCCCAGTTATACCGGTACTTTTGTAGATAACGAGATTCTTGGCCATCGCGAACGTCGCCTGCTCAATGACGGTTCCCTCTTCACCATCGGTGCCACGAGCATCATTCTAAGAGTGCGGCAGGAATAA